From Halobacterium sp. R2-5, the proteins below share one genomic window:
- the pstB gene encoding phosphate ABC transporter ATP-binding protein PstB has translation MSDNTSEFSADADGGETADPTADDMVIETDVASATSGSESTTTPDPIIRSRDLDVFYGEEQALDSIDIDIPENRVTAIIGPSGCGKSTFLRCINRMNDRIPSARVEGELTLRGKNVYDPDVDPVALRRRVGMVFQEPNPFPKSIYDNVAYGLEIQDIEGDHDEIVEQSLKRAALWDEVSHQLDSSGLELSGGQQQRLCIARAIAPDPEVLLMDEPASALDPVATSQVEDLIEELAEDYTVVIVTHNMQQAARISDKTAVFLTGGELVEFGDTDQIFENPEHQRVEDYITGKFG, from the coding sequence ATGAGCGACAACACATCAGAGTTCAGCGCCGACGCGGACGGCGGAGAGACCGCCGACCCGACGGCCGACGACATGGTCATCGAGACCGACGTCGCGAGCGCGACGTCCGGCAGCGAGTCGACGACCACCCCCGACCCCATCATCCGGTCGCGGGACCTCGACGTCTTCTACGGCGAGGAACAGGCCCTCGACAGCATCGACATCGACATCCCGGAGAACCGCGTGACGGCCATCATCGGCCCGTCCGGCTGCGGGAAGTCGACGTTCCTGCGCTGCATCAACCGCATGAACGACCGCATCCCCTCGGCTCGCGTCGAGGGCGAACTGACGCTGCGCGGGAAGAACGTCTACGACCCGGACGTCGACCCGGTGGCGCTGCGCCGCCGCGTCGGTATGGTGTTCCAGGAGCCGAACCCGTTCCCGAAGAGCATCTACGACAACGTCGCGTACGGCCTCGAGATCCAGGACATCGAGGGCGACCACGACGAGATCGTCGAGCAGTCCCTGAAGCGGGCGGCGCTCTGGGACGAGGTCAGCCACCAGCTCGACAGCTCCGGGCTGGAGCTCTCCGGCGGCCAGCAGCAGCGCCTCTGCATCGCGCGCGCCATCGCGCCCGACCCCGAGGTACTGCTGATGGACGAGCCCGCGTCAGCCCTCGACCCGGTCGCGACCAGCCAGGTCGAGGACCTCATCGAGGAGCTCGCCGAGGACTACACCGTCGTCATCGTCACGCACAACATGCAGCAGGCCGCGCGCATCTCCGACAAGACCGCCGTCTTCCTCACCGGTGGCGAGCTCGTGGAGTTCGGGGACACCGACCAGATCTTCGAGAACCCCGAACACCAGCGCGTCGAAGATTACATTACGGGCAAGTTCGGGTAA
- the pstA gene encoding phosphate ABC transporter permease PstA, protein MATNTESGNFGQISRTAGTVFRYLLLAATLFGLVFVTILLVYVANDAIQPLTADPGWHLTFFLTLVVPTLAAGAYAYRESVDALRSGVFSIGLVVVALMFSGGASMIFVDIVEPLTWLAFLVALAVPTAITAAVVSYDHRIPFTAQFVVTVAAFYLSLFGVPGPLGSLAGVGAIVPSLFGLVAGVPVAPAPWLMMAGTLGLPAALVGSRYVAADRDRRTHVLAAAGLFAVVVAGGAVAPFAGVDPVPGVVVATVGLLPPLAYAAGIAANRPVERVGLLVPAAVVVGSLVGAAAVDAVGFAGPQSWVDWAFLTGAHSSTAENAGFYPAIGGSILLMVTVAALAFPVGIGAAVYLEEYAPDNRFTRVIDVNISNLAGVPSVVYGLLGLGLFVTYLNQPAGTVLLGGATLGLLILPIVIISAREAIRAVPEDARAASYGMGATKWQTVKNVVLPQSFSGILTGTILALGRAIGETAPLIMIGAPNVKYSLPGGLGEAASAMPLQVYAWSSLYASEAFYQRAVPAGVVVLVAILLAMNSIAIVLRNKYQSTE, encoded by the coding sequence ATGGCAACGAACACGGAATCCGGAAACTTCGGACAGATCAGCCGGACCGCGGGCACGGTGTTCCGCTACCTGCTGCTGGCGGCGACGCTGTTCGGTCTCGTCTTCGTCACGATTCTGCTCGTCTACGTCGCCAACGACGCGATTCAACCGCTGACCGCCGACCCCGGCTGGCACCTCACGTTCTTCCTGACGCTGGTCGTCCCGACGCTCGCGGCGGGCGCGTACGCCTACCGTGAGAGCGTCGACGCGCTCCGCTCGGGCGTGTTCTCGATCGGGCTCGTCGTCGTCGCGCTGATGTTCAGCGGCGGCGCGTCGATGATATTCGTCGACATCGTCGAGCCGTTGACGTGGCTGGCGTTCCTCGTCGCGCTCGCGGTGCCGACCGCGATCACCGCCGCGGTGGTCAGCTACGACCACCGAATCCCGTTCACAGCACAGTTCGTCGTCACCGTGGCCGCGTTCTACCTCTCGCTGTTCGGCGTCCCGGGGCCGCTCGGGTCGCTGGCCGGTGTCGGCGCGATCGTCCCGAGCCTCTTCGGCCTCGTCGCCGGCGTCCCCGTGGCACCCGCGCCGTGGCTCATGATGGCGGGGACGCTCGGGCTCCCCGCAGCGCTCGTCGGCAGCCGGTACGTCGCCGCGGACCGCGACCGCCGCACCCACGTGCTCGCCGCCGCGGGGCTGTTCGCGGTCGTCGTCGCCGGCGGGGCTGTCGCACCGTTCGCGGGCGTCGACCCCGTTCCCGGTGTCGTCGTCGCGACTGTCGGTCTCCTCCCGCCGCTCGCGTACGCGGCCGGCATCGCCGCGAACCGGCCCGTCGAGCGCGTCGGCCTGCTCGTGCCCGCGGCCGTCGTCGTCGGCTCGCTCGTCGGCGCCGCCGCCGTCGACGCCGTCGGCTTCGCCGGCCCGCAGTCGTGGGTCGACTGGGCGTTCCTCACGGGCGCACACAGCAGTACCGCCGAGAACGCGGGCTTCTACCCCGCAATCGGCGGTTCCATCCTCCTGATGGTGACCGTCGCCGCGCTCGCGTTCCCCGTGGGCATCGGCGCCGCCGTCTACCTCGAGGAGTACGCCCCCGACAACCGGTTCACCCGCGTCATCGACGTGAACATCTCGAACCTCGCGGGCGTGCCGTCGGTCGTCTACGGCCTCCTCGGCCTCGGCCTGTTCGTCACGTACCTGAACCAGCCCGCGGGGACGGTCCTGCTCGGCGGCGCGACGCTCGGCCTGCTCATCCTGCCCATCGTCATCATCTCCGCGCGGGAGGCCATCCGCGCGGTGCCCGAGGACGCCCGCGCGGCGTCCTACGGGATGGGCGCGACGAAGTGGCAGACCGTCAAGAACGTCGTGTTGCCCCAGTCGTTCTCGGGCATCCTCACCGGGACGATTCTCGCGCTCGGCCGCGCCATCGGCGAGACCGCGCCGCTCATCATGATCGGCGCGCCGAACGTCAAGTACTCGCTGCCGGGCGGCCTCGGAGAGGCGGCCAGCGCGATGCCCCTGCAGGTGTACGCGTGGTCGAGCCTCTACGCCAGCGAGGCATTCTACCAGCGAGCCGTCCCGGCGGGCGTCGTGGTGCTCGTCGCCATCCTGCTGGCGATGAACTCCATCGCTATCGTGCTGCGGAACAAGTACCAGTCCACGGAGTAA
- the phoU gene encoding phosphate signaling complex protein PhoU yields MARDSYQEKLEALRSDVLYMSELVVDRLRLALESMEQKDEETAWEVIEGDDEVNQLYLELEKDCIDLLALQQPVAGDLRLIASSFKITTDLERIGDLATNLAEYTLDADRDMFPEVDIQAIGTTTIEMVEDAMDAYAEEDVDACYEIAERDDDLDERCRQASETVMRDLIETEVDTESSEADVEALMGDVSRMLLTVRDLERVGDHAVNVAARTLYMVEKDDELIY; encoded by the coding sequence ATGGCACGAGACAGCTACCAGGAGAAACTCGAGGCGCTCCGCAGCGACGTCCTCTACATGAGCGAGCTGGTCGTCGACCGCCTCCGGCTGGCGCTCGAGTCCATGGAGCAGAAAGACGAGGAGACCGCGTGGGAGGTCATCGAGGGCGACGACGAGGTCAACCAGCTCTACCTCGAGCTCGAGAAGGACTGCATCGACCTGCTCGCGCTCCAGCAGCCGGTCGCCGGCGACCTCCGGCTCATCGCGTCGTCGTTCAAGATCACGACCGACCTCGAGCGCATCGGCGACCTCGCGACGAACCTCGCGGAGTACACGCTCGACGCGGACCGCGACATGTTCCCCGAGGTCGACATCCAGGCTATCGGCACCACGACCATCGAGATGGTCGAGGACGCGATGGACGCGTACGCCGAGGAGGACGTCGACGCCTGCTACGAGATCGCCGAGCGCGACGACGACCTCGACGAGCGCTGCCGGCAGGCCTCCGAGACCGTGATGCGGGACCTCATCGAGACCGAGGTCGACACGGAGTCCAGCGAGGCGGACGTCGAGGCGCTGATGGGCGACGTCTCCCGGATGCTGCTGACGGTGCGGGACCTAGAGCGCGTCGGCGACCACGCGGTGAACGTCGCCGCGCGCACCCTCTACATGGTCGAGAAGGACGACGAGCTCATCTACTGA
- a CDS encoding PstS family phosphate ABC transporter substrate-binding protein — protein sequence MTRNESAVSTRRKFLTGVGAAGAAALAGCQSTGDDGGSDDGLSGTIDIAGSSTVFPLATAMSEEFLAEHGGVDFNMQSTGSGGGFANHFCPGNTDFNNASRPIREQEEQQCADNDVEPVELTVATDALTVIVNNDLGIDSITVDELATIWSAEEQPEQWSDVNSDWPDEPLELYGPSDASGTYDYFIESVLHSGDEEVGHRQDYSGTEQDRTIIQGVEGSQYAMGYMGYAYYSTNKDRVKALAIDDGDGEPVEPSLETARSGEYTPLARPLFTYPAKSSLSEEHIAEFARFWLENSTSEEIVAEDVGYVPLSEEDQQEQLDKLESAIEDAQN from the coding sequence ATGACTCGTAACGAGTCGGCTGTCAGTACGCGACGCAAATTCTTGACTGGTGTCGGCGCTGCCGGGGCTGCAGCGCTCGCTGGCTGTCAGAGTACCGGCGACGACGGCGGTTCGGACGACGGCCTCTCCGGCACGATCGACATCGCGGGGAGCTCTACCGTGTTCCCCCTCGCGACGGCGATGTCGGAGGAGTTCCTCGCCGAACACGGCGGCGTGGACTTCAACATGCAGTCGACTGGCTCCGGGGGCGGGTTCGCGAACCACTTCTGCCCGGGGAACACGGACTTCAACAACGCCTCCCGGCCCATCCGAGAACAGGAAGAACAGCAGTGCGCCGACAACGACGTCGAGCCCGTCGAGCTCACCGTCGCGACGGACGCACTCACCGTCATCGTCAACAACGACCTCGGCATCGACAGCATCACCGTCGACGAGCTCGCGACCATCTGGTCGGCCGAGGAGCAGCCCGAGCAGTGGAGCGACGTCAACTCCGACTGGCCGGACGAGCCCCTCGAACTGTACGGCCCGTCCGACGCCTCCGGCACCTACGACTACTTCATCGAGTCGGTCCTCCACAGCGGCGACGAGGAGGTGGGCCACCGCCAGGACTACTCCGGGACCGAGCAGGACCGGACCATCATCCAGGGCGTCGAGGGCTCTCAGTACGCGATGGGGTACATGGGGTACGCGTACTACTCCACGAACAAGGACCGCGTGAAGGCGCTCGCTATCGACGACGGCGACGGCGAACCGGTCGAACCCAGCCTCGAAACGGCCCGAAGCGGCGAGTACACGCCCCTCGCCCGCCCGCTGTTCACGTACCCGGCGAAGTCGTCGCTGTCCGAGGAGCACATCGCGGAGTTCGCGCGCTTCTGGCTGGAGAACTCGACCAGCGAGGAAATCGTCGCCGAGGACGTCGGCTACGTCCCGCTCAGCGAGGAGGACCAGCAGGAGCAACTCGACAAACTCGAATCGGCGATCGAGGACGCCCAGAACTGA
- a CDS encoding phosphate uptake regulator PhoU: MERRKVQVTGGSTFTVSIPKDWARDHDVDAGDEVGFHPDSGSLLLTPVTSTDTEKGSLDITGMEGDELMRAVMTMYVSGFDVLALEADRITSEQRRVIRNATQSLVGLEVLEETSDRVVVQDLLDSSELSIHNAVRRMHLIATSMLGDAVEALANRDLDVAEDVMGRDDDVDRLWYVVSRIFRGALRSPKVAQEIGVEREVAFDYHSSARQLERVADHATKIARVTRELDGDVPPEVADALGDLEADATDIIATAMEALFTDDPEEATRLANEARADVRAIDEQTRAIDDLLHDLDAQHAQHLGLVVDSLSRSADYGGNIAETALQKAAPTPGP; this comes from the coding sequence ATGGAACGCAGGAAGGTCCAGGTCACCGGCGGTTCGACGTTCACCGTCTCGATTCCCAAGGACTGGGCGCGCGACCACGACGTCGACGCCGGCGACGAAGTCGGCTTCCACCCCGACAGCGGGTCGCTGCTGCTGACCCCCGTGACCTCCACTGACACCGAGAAGGGGTCTCTCGACATCACCGGCATGGAGGGCGACGAGCTCATGCGCGCGGTGATGACGATGTACGTCAGCGGCTTCGACGTGCTCGCGCTCGAAGCCGACCGTATCACCTCCGAGCAGCGCCGCGTCATCCGGAACGCCACCCAGAGTCTCGTCGGTCTCGAAGTCCTCGAGGAGACGAGCGACCGCGTCGTCGTCCAGGACCTCCTGGACTCCTCGGAGCTCTCGATTCACAACGCCGTCCGCCGCATGCACCTCATCGCCACGTCGATGCTCGGCGACGCCGTCGAGGCGCTCGCGAACCGCGACCTCGACGTCGCCGAGGACGTCATGGGGCGCGACGACGACGTCGACCGCCTCTGGTACGTCGTCTCTCGCATCTTCCGCGGCGCGCTGCGCTCCCCGAAGGTCGCCCAGGAGATCGGCGTCGAACGCGAGGTCGCCTTCGACTACCACTCCAGCGCCCGCCAGCTCGAACGCGTCGCCGACCACGCCACGAAAATCGCCCGCGTCACCCGCGAGCTCGACGGCGACGTCCCACCGGAGGTCGCGGACGCGCTCGGCGACCTCGAAGCCGACGCCACCGACATCATCGCCACCGCGATGGAGGCGCTGTTCACCGACGACCCCGAGGAAGCCACGCGGCTCGCAAACGAAGCGCGCGCGGACGTCCGCGCCATCGACGAACAGACCCGCGCCATCGACGACCTCCTGCACGACCTCGACGCCCAGCACGCCCAGCACCTCGGCCTCGTCGTCGACTCCCTCTCTCGGAGTGCGGACTACGGCGGCAACATCGCCGAGACCGCCCTCCAGAAGGCCGCGCCGACCCCTGGTCCGTGA
- a CDS encoding phosphoadenosine phosphosulfate reductase family protein encodes MGEDFPDYLDVDYTDGEGESPADYPTLEDKLEKAIEVTRKGLEEYENPAIMWTGGKDSTLTLYFVKEVAERFDLEVPPTIFIDHFQHFDELHDFVDHWAEEWDLDVVYARNEDVGDYVDEHDLEPGDDIPIDALNEQNQHHVHDLLEYEEDSFPFLLDTYVGNHLLKTVALNNALEEHDVDGILSGIRWDEQEARADETFFSPRHDPDVYPPHDRIQPILQFDEAAVWDAFWFYVVPETVEEFPDDGYVPQDYDDLPNGLTHEDIPVSPKYFKGFRSLGSEVSTDKAAEEPAWLQDLENTTERAGRAQDKEDLMERLRDLGYM; translated from the coding sequence ATGGGTGAGGACTTCCCCGACTATCTCGACGTCGACTACACGGACGGCGAAGGCGAGTCCCCCGCGGACTATCCGACGCTCGAAGACAAGCTCGAGAAGGCCATCGAGGTCACTCGGAAGGGCCTCGAAGAGTACGAGAACCCCGCCATCATGTGGACCGGCGGGAAGGACTCCACGCTCACGCTGTACTTCGTGAAGGAGGTCGCCGAGCGGTTCGACCTCGAAGTCCCGCCGACCATCTTCATCGACCACTTCCAGCACTTCGACGAGCTCCACGACTTCGTCGACCACTGGGCCGAGGAGTGGGACCTCGACGTCGTCTACGCCCGCAACGAGGACGTCGGCGACTACGTCGACGAACACGACCTCGAACCCGGCGACGACATCCCCATCGACGCGCTCAACGAACAGAACCAGCACCACGTCCACGACCTCCTCGAGTACGAGGAGGACTCGTTCCCGTTCCTGCTGGACACCTACGTCGGCAACCACCTCCTGAAGACCGTCGCGCTCAACAACGCCCTCGAAGAGCACGACGTCGACGGCATCCTCTCGGGCATCCGCTGGGACGAACAGGAGGCCCGCGCCGACGAGACGTTCTTCAGCCCGCGCCACGACCCCGACGTCTACCCGCCCCACGACCGCATCCAGCCGATCCTCCAGTTCGACGAGGCCGCCGTCTGGGACGCCTTCTGGTTCTACGTCGTCCCCGAGACCGTCGAGGAGTTCCCGGACGACGGCTACGTCCCGCAGGACTACGACGACCTCCCGAACGGCCTCACGCACGAGGACATCCCGGTCTCCCCCAAGTACTTCAAGGGCTTCCGCTCGCTGGGGAGTGAGGTCTCCACGGACAAGGCCGCCGAAGAGCCCGCGTGGCTCCAGGACTTAGAGAACACGACCGAGCGCGCCGGCCGCGCCCAGGACAAAGAAGACCTCATGGAGCGCCTGCGCGACCTCGGGTACATGTAA
- a CDS encoding digeranylgeranylglycerophospholipid reductase has protein sequence MSEHYDVVVAGAGPAGAQCARDLAQRDYDVLVLEAEPEDGFPRQSNKSTAGTFASMTGAFGIPDDVVMQYTDDVVLESPNEHFVQTQPGAVLEFADFKQWLVAEGREHGVEYRFGSRVNNPVMEDGEIVGVQYAGDEEVYGDIVVDATGPAAPLAKKLDVCDLQRKHQAVGIEWEMEGVDVDHPDFADLRNAMMLRLDHDLAPGGYSWIFHTGGDTAKVGLCYIQNERYQQFGDDSMSIDDHLEHWLETDPRFADAERIADKQQHRGSAHIQMPDGFSTDNFMAIGDTVPTIDPLWGEGIHKGMESARAAAITADRCLMGTETDTSAASMSTYDDLWRNRVAPDMRRRLAMTQLLYLAPNERYDRLMSDLNAMDVDTLSEANQGGLRGVSELIHFDDLPLLARFAKQRLTE, from the coding sequence ATGTCTGAGCACTACGACGTCGTCGTCGCCGGCGCCGGCCCGGCAGGAGCACAGTGCGCGCGAGACCTCGCCCAGCGGGACTACGACGTTCTCGTCCTGGAGGCCGAGCCCGAGGACGGGTTCCCGCGCCAGTCGAACAAGTCAACGGCGGGCACGTTCGCGTCGATGACCGGCGCGTTCGGGATTCCCGACGACGTCGTCATGCAGTACACCGACGACGTCGTCCTCGAATCCCCGAACGAACACTTCGTGCAGACCCAGCCGGGCGCCGTCCTGGAGTTCGCGGACTTCAAGCAGTGGCTCGTCGCGGAGGGCCGCGAGCACGGCGTCGAGTACCGCTTCGGGTCGCGCGTGAACAACCCCGTGATGGAGGACGGCGAGATCGTCGGCGTGCAGTACGCCGGCGACGAGGAGGTCTACGGCGACATCGTCGTGGACGCGACGGGGCCGGCGGCGCCGCTCGCGAAGAAACTCGACGTCTGCGACCTCCAGCGGAAACACCAGGCGGTCGGCATCGAGTGGGAGATGGAGGGCGTCGACGTCGACCACCCGGACTTCGCAGACCTGCGGAACGCGATGATGCTGCGCCTCGACCACGACCTCGCGCCCGGCGGCTACTCGTGGATCTTCCACACGGGCGGGGACACCGCGAAAGTCGGGCTCTGTTACATCCAGAACGAGCGCTACCAGCAGTTCGGCGACGACTCGATGAGCATCGACGACCACCTCGAACACTGGCTGGAGACCGACCCGCGATTCGCGGACGCCGAGCGCATCGCGGACAAACAGCAGCACCGCGGCTCCGCGCACATCCAGATGCCGGACGGCTTCAGCACGGACAACTTCATGGCCATCGGCGACACCGTCCCGACCATCGACCCGCTGTGGGGGGAGGGCATCCACAAGGGCATGGAGTCCGCGCGCGCGGCCGCCATCACTGCCGACCGCTGCCTGATGGGAACGGAGACGGACACGTCCGCCGCGTCGATGTCGACGTACGACGACCTCTGGCGGAACCGCGTCGCACCCGACATGCGTCGCCGGCTCGCGATGACCCAACTGCTCTACCTCGCGCCGAACGAGCGCTACGACCGCCTCATGAGCGACCTCAACGCGATGGACGTGGACACGCTCAGCGAGGCCAACCAGGGCGGCCTGCGCGGGGTCTCGGAGCTCATTCACTTCGACGACCTGCCGCTGCTCGCGCGCTTCGCGAAACAGCGCCTCACGGAGTAA
- a CDS encoding CBS domain-containing protein → MPVDDLARSDVVTADTDTPVAELASTMADEGVGSIVVTDGDEPVGIVTDRDLTVRVLASGDDPDDLVAEDVMSGDLATVDTHAGFYEVADLMSEHGVRRVPVVEDGDLAGIITFDDITELLGDEQQHVADIVRAQRPPY, encoded by the coding sequence ATGCCAGTAGACGACCTCGCCCGCAGTGACGTCGTCACTGCGGACACGGACACCCCAGTTGCGGAGTTAGCCTCGACGATGGCCGACGAAGGCGTCGGTAGCATCGTCGTCACGGACGGCGACGAACCCGTCGGTATCGTCACAGACCGCGACCTCACTGTGCGCGTGCTCGCCAGCGGCGACGACCCAGACGACCTCGTCGCCGAGGACGTCATGTCCGGTGACCTCGCGACTGTCGACACGCACGCGGGCTTCTACGAGGTCGCCGACCTGATGAGCGAGCACGGCGTGCGCCGCGTCCCGGTCGTCGAGGACGGCGACCTCGCCGGCATCATCACGTTCGACGACATCACCGAACTGCTCGGCGACGAACAACAGCACGTCGCAGACATCGTCCGCGCACAGCGCCCGCCGTACTGA
- the pstC gene encoding phosphate ABC transporter permease subunit PstC, which yields MSGDSLEDDLTSRTQNAPPELLSRTFFFVCAALSIATTIGLILLLTTEAAKFFTFSAPLVGVEGDTATVVEFLTGTNWQPTSGQFGVLALVSATLMVMIGSSVIALPLGVGTAIYLSEYASPRVRSILKPGLEILAGIPTVVYGFFAIIYITPMLQPFVPGLGTFNMLSACIVVGIMIIPMVASISEDAMSAVPEELRQAGYGMGATKFEVSTGVVVPSALSGIFSSFILALSRAIGETMAVTIASGSTAQFLNPFNPATYTERALPMTAAMVKLVGGDVTGGGLAYRSVFAIGITLFVITLAMNVISDYVAQRYREEY from the coding sequence ATGAGCGGCGATAGCCTGGAGGACGACCTCACCAGTCGGACCCAGAACGCGCCACCCGAGTTACTGTCGCGGACGTTCTTCTTCGTGTGTGCCGCGCTCTCGATTGCGACGACTATCGGACTCATCCTCCTCCTGACCACCGAAGCGGCGAAGTTCTTCACGTTCTCCGCGCCGCTGGTCGGCGTCGAGGGCGATACGGCGACCGTCGTCGAGTTCCTGACCGGTACCAACTGGCAGCCGACGAGCGGACAGTTCGGCGTGCTCGCGCTCGTGTCCGCGACCCTGATGGTGATGATCGGCTCGTCGGTGATCGCGCTCCCGCTCGGCGTCGGCACGGCCATCTACCTCAGCGAGTACGCCAGCCCGCGCGTGCGGTCGATACTCAAGCCCGGCCTGGAGATTCTCGCAGGCATCCCGACGGTCGTCTACGGGTTCTTCGCCATCATCTACATCACGCCGATGCTCCAGCCGTTCGTCCCCGGACTCGGGACGTTCAACATGCTGTCGGCGTGTATCGTGGTCGGCATCATGATCATCCCGATGGTCGCGTCCATCAGCGAGGACGCGATGTCCGCCGTCCCGGAGGAGCTCCGGCAGGCCGGCTACGGGATGGGCGCGACGAAGTTCGAGGTGTCGACCGGCGTCGTCGTCCCGTCCGCGCTCTCGGGCATCTTCTCGTCGTTCATCCTCGCGCTGTCGCGAGCTATCGGTGAGACGATGGCGGTCACCATCGCGTCCGGGTCGACCGCGCAGTTCCTCAACCCGTTCAACCCCGCGACGTACACCGAGCGCGCGCTCCCGATGACCGCCGCGATGGTCAAACTCGTCGGCGGTGACGTCACCGGTGGCGGCCTCGCGTACCGGAGCGTGTTCGCCATCGGCATCACGCTCTTCGTCATCACGCTAGCCATGAACGTCATCAGCGACTACGTCGCTCAGCGCTACCGGGAGGAGTACTGA
- a CDS encoding aldo/keto reductase produces MSQNEQRRAPLANEMPMLGLGTWQNDDADQCAESVRTALEAGYRHIDTAQAYGNEEAVGRGIAEADVPREDVFLATKVWIDNLAHDDVLSTTEESLEKLGVDSVDLLYVHWPAREYDAEETLSAFQQLRADGLVDRIGVSNFEPRHLDEARDVLGEDPFANQVELHPLLPQEELREYAAGRDLELVAYSPLARGDVFEQPEIQDVAEKHGVSEAQVSLAWVREKGVTAIPKATGEDHITDNFASLDVDLDDEDVEQIDGIDGRDRQVDPGFAPWN; encoded by the coding sequence ATGTCCCAGAACGAGCAGCGACGCGCACCGCTCGCGAACGAGATGCCGATGCTCGGCCTCGGCACGTGGCAGAACGACGACGCCGACCAGTGCGCCGAGAGCGTCCGCACCGCACTCGAAGCGGGCTACCGCCACATCGACACCGCGCAGGCGTACGGGAACGAGGAGGCCGTCGGGCGCGGCATCGCGGAAGCTGACGTCCCCCGCGAGGACGTCTTCCTCGCGACGAAGGTCTGGATCGACAACCTCGCGCACGACGACGTGCTTTCGACGACCGAGGAGAGCCTGGAGAAGCTCGGCGTCGACTCCGTGGACCTCCTGTACGTCCACTGGCCGGCCCGCGAGTACGACGCTGAGGAGACGCTGTCGGCGTTCCAGCAGCTCCGCGCGGACGGCCTCGTCGACCGCATCGGCGTGAGCAACTTCGAGCCGCGGCACCTCGACGAAGCCCGCGACGTGCTCGGCGAGGACCCGTTCGCGAACCAGGTGGAGCTCCACCCGCTGCTCCCCCAGGAGGAGCTCCGCGAGTACGCGGCGGGACGGGACCTCGAACTCGTCGCGTACTCGCCGCTCGCGCGCGGCGACGTCTTCGAGCAGCCCGAGATCCAGGACGTCGCCGAGAAGCACGGCGTCAGCGAGGCACAGGTCAGCCTCGCGTGGGTCCGCGAGAAGGGCGTCACCGCCATCCCGAAGGCCACCGGCGAGGACCACATCACGGACAACTTCGCGAGCCTCGACGTCGACCTCGACGACGAGGACGTCGAGCAGATCGACGGCATCGACGGCCGTGACCGGCAGGTCGACCCCGGCTTCGCGCCCTGGAACTGA
- a CDS encoding 2-oxoacid:ferredoxin oxidoreductase subunit beta gives MSSENVRFTDFKSDKQPTWCPGCGDFGTMNGMMKALAETGNSPDETFVVAGIGCSGKIGTYMRSYALHGVHGRALPVGTGAKLANPDLEVMVAGGDGDGYSIGVGHFIHAVRRNVDITYVVMDNRIYGLTKGQASPTSRPDFETSTTPEGPKQPPVNPLALAMSAGGSFIAQSFSSDAMRHTEIVQEAIEHDGFSLVNTFSPCVTFNDVDTYDYFRDSLVDLSEEDDYDRHDYDQAKDAILDADKEYMGVLYQDENSTPYHEAHGVTENMAEIPDGAPDGATDLVREFY, from the coding sequence ATGAGCTCAGAGAACGTCCGATTCACCGACTTCAAGTCCGACAAACAGCCGACGTGGTGTCCGGGATGCGGCGACTTCGGCACCATGAACGGCATGATGAAAGCGCTCGCCGAGACCGGCAACAGCCCCGACGAGACGTTCGTCGTCGCGGGCATCGGCTGCTCCGGCAAGATCGGGACGTACATGCGGTCGTACGCCCTCCACGGCGTCCACGGCCGCGCGCTCCCGGTCGGCACCGGCGCGAAGCTCGCCAACCCCGACCTCGAAGTGATGGTCGCGGGCGGCGACGGCGACGGCTACTCCATCGGCGTGGGCCACTTCATCCACGCCGTTCGCCGGAACGTCGACATCACGTACGTCGTCATGGACAACCGCATCTACGGCCTCACCAAGGGCCAGGCCTCGCCGACCAGCCGGCCCGACTTCGAGACCTCCACCACTCCGGAGGGCCCGAAGCAGCCGCCGGTCAACCCGCTCGCGCTCGCGATGTCCGCCGGCGGGTCGTTCATCGCCCAGAGCTTCTCCTCTGACGCGATGCGCCACACCGAGATCGTCCAGGAGGCCATCGAACACGACGGTTTCAGCCTCGTCAACACGTTCAGCCCGTGTGTCACGTTCAACGACGTCGACACCTACGACTACTTCCGCGACAGCCTCGTCGACCTCTCCGAGGAAGACGACTACGACCGCCACGACTACGACCAGGCCAAGGACGCCATCCTCGACGCCGACAAGGAGTACATGGGCGTCCTCTACCAGGACGAGAACTCCACGCCGTACCACGAAGCCCACGGCGTCACCGAGAACATGGCCGAGATTCCCGACGGCGCCCCCGACGGCGCGACGGACCTCGTTCGAGAGTTCTACTAG